One segment of Chionomys nivalis chromosome 1, mChiNiv1.1, whole genome shotgun sequence DNA contains the following:
- the LOC130874522 gene encoding 60S ribosomal protein L30-like — MVVTKTKKSLESIYSRLQFVIKSRKYVLRYKQTLKMIRQGKVKLVILANCPALRKSEIEYYTVLAKTSVHHYNGNNIQMVTTCRKYYRISTLATIDPGDSDTIRSIQDQTGEK; from the coding sequence ATGGTAGTCACAAAGACGAAAAAGTCTCTAGAGTCAATCTACTCTAGGCTCCAATTTGTTATAAAAAGTAGAAAGTATGTGCTAAGATACAAACAAACTCTAAAGATGATCAGACAGGGCAAAGTGAAATTGGTTATCCTTGCCAACTGCCCAGCTTTGAGGAAATCTGAAATAGAATACTACACTGTATTGGCTAAAACTAGTGTCCATCATTACAATGGCAATAATATTCAAATGGTGACAACATGCAGAAAATACTACAGAATAAGCACACTGGCTACGATTGACCCAGGTGATTCTGATACTATTAGAAGcattcaagaccagactggtgaAAAGTAA